ACAGCAGCGTCTTGCGAGACAGATCGTCGATGACCTGGGCGTAGATGTGCCGCGTGCTGCGGAACACCGCCAGGCGCGGGCGTTCGGGCGACCCTTCGATCCGTTTGCGGATCGCGCGGTGACGTTTCTTGCGGCTTTCACTCTTGCTATTGGCGGACATCGTTTTCCCCTCGCTCGACTAACCGGCCCCGCCGCCGGTGGCGCCGGCCTTGCCGACCTTACGCTTGATGGTTTCCTCGACGTACTTGACGCCCTTGCCCTTGTACGGCTCGGGCGGGCGAATCTCGCGCACCTTGGCCGCGGTCAGGCCCAGCAGATCGCGATCGGCGCTGGTGAGAGCGATGCGGTTTTTTTCGACCTTGGCGCCCACGCCCTTCGGCAGCTTGAACACCACGGGGTGTGAAAAACCGAGCGCCATGTTCAGCGTGTCGCCGGTGACCTCGGCGCGGTAGCCGACGCCGTTGATCTCCAACTCCCGCGTCCAGCCGTCGGTCACGCCCTTGACCATGTTGGCCAGGTGCGCCCGCATGAGACCATGCTTGGAACGGTTCTCGCGCGAATCGTCGGCGCGGACCACGTTGATCTTGTCGCCGTCGACCTTGATGCTGATCCCCGCCGGAACCGCCTTGGTCAGCTCGCCCTTGGGCCCCTTCACGCCGATCTGGCCGGCCTTCTGGCTCAGCGTCACGCCCTTGGGCAGCGGCAGAACTTTTCGTCCGATACGTGACATG
This genomic window from Polyangia bacterium contains:
- the rplF gene encoding 50S ribosomal protein L6; the protein is MSRIGRKVLPLPKGVTLSQKAGQIGVKGPKGELTKAVPAGISIKVDGDKINVVRADDSRENRSKHGLMRAHLANMVKGVTDGWTRELEINGVGYRAEVTGDTLNMALGFSHPVVFKLPKGVGAKVEKNRIALTSADRDLLGLTAAKVREIRPPEPYKGKGVKYVEETIKRKVGKAGATGGGAG